In the genome of Sinorhizobium chiapasense, the window CAACAGCCGAACCTTCTTGGAAAGCGCCTTGGCGATTTCCACCAGTTGCTGCTTGCCGACACCGATATCGGTGATGAGCGTCGCAGGCGGCTCCTTCAAGCCCACCTTCTTCAAGAGTTCTTGCGTGCGGGCAAAGGTCTGCGGCCAGTGGATCACGCCTTTGCTGGCGATCTCGTTGCCGAGAAAGATGTTTTCGGCGATCGACAGCAGTGGAACAAGCGCCAGTTCCTGGTGAATGATGATGATGCCGAGATGCTCGCTGTCCGAGATCGTGCTGAAGCGGCGCACCTCGCCGTCATAATGGATCTCACCCTCGTAGGTTCCGGCCGGATAGACGCCGCTCAGCACCTTCATCAAGGTCGACTTGCCGGCACCATTTTCACCGACGAGAGCGTGAATTTCACCTTCGCGGACCTTGAAGCTGACATTGTCCAGCGCCTTGACGCCCGGAAACGTCTTGGTGATGCCCCGCATTTCCAGAATGATATTGTCCATGTTCAGCATTCCAGCGGCAGTCTGTGAGAGACTACAGACTCCCTTACCCAGAGAAAAGGGTCCGCAACGGATCGCGGACCCTCGATGTTTGACGCAATCAGTTGTTGATCTGGTCTTCCGTGTAGTAGCCCGAGCCGACAAGGATTTCCTTGGCATTGGACTTGTCCACCGCAACCGGCTTCAAGAGATAGGACGGAACGACCTTGACACCGTTTTCGTAGGTCTTGGTGTCGTTCACTTCCGGCTCCTTGCCGTCCATGATCGCGTTGACCATGCCGACGGTGACCTTGGCGAGTTCGCGGGTGTCCTTGAAGACAGTCGAATTCTGTTCGTCGGCGAGGATCGACTTGACCGACGGCAGTTCGGCGTCCTGACCGGTGACTACCGGCATCGGCATGTCGCCGGAGCCATAGCCGACGCCCTTCAGAGCGGAGATGATGCCGATCGAGAGACCGTCATAGGGCGAGAGCACGCCGTCGACCTTGGCATCGGTGTAGGTCGACGAAAGCAGGTTTTCCATGCGGGCCTGGGCGACAGCGCCATCCCAACGCAGGGTGCCGACCTGATCCATGCCCGTCTGGCCGGACTTAACGACGATCTTGCCGCTGTCGATCAAGGGCTGCAGGACCGACATGGCGCCGTCGTAGAAGAAGAAGGCGTTGTTGTCATCCGGCGAACCACCGAAAAGTTCGATGTTCTTCGGCTCGGTCGCGCCGTCGAGCTTCAGGCCGTTGACGAGCGACGTCGCCTGCAGGACGCCGACCTGGAAGTTGTCGAAGGTCGCATAGTAATCGACGTTGCCGGAGTCGCGGATAAGCCGGTCATAGGCGATGACCTTGACGCCAGCGTCATGTGCTTTCTGCAAGATGTCGGACAGCGTGGTGCCGTCGATGGCGCCGATCACGAGGACCTTCGCGCCCTTGGTCACCATGTTCTCGATCTGCGCGAGCTGGTTCGGAATGTCGTCGTCAGCGAACTGCAGGTCCGGCGTGTAGCCGGCTTCCTTGAAAAGCTTCTCCATCGTCTCGCCGTCGGAAATCCAGCGGGTCGACGTCTTCGTCGGCATGGAGATGCCGACCGTGCCCTTGTCCTGTGCGAAGACCGGTGCAGCAAACGACGCGACGGAAATCGCCGCGGCTGCGAGAAGCGAAGTAATCAATTTCATCAGATCTCTCCCTGAGTGTTGAAGCCGGCAGGCCCCGTCATATGCGCAGCGATCCACCGGCGCGGAGAGCTGGTCTCCGGCGGTGGTTCAAGGTGAAGGAAAGCCCTCCCGGCCCCACATACTCCCGCATGCACTGGCGCATCGGAAGGGAAACTGGAATCAAACGACATAACTGTCAAATACAATATCGCTTTGCATGCATATCAAAACTGATATACCACTGCAAAAGAGTGTGATTATTGAAACTTTTCGGAATGGGACCGATGCCGTGACAGTGGACAGCAGGGCGAATGCGACAGGGACGGCGGACGAACTGCTCGATACCGGCCTCCTTCGGTCGGGGCTGAAGATCAATCACCTGAGGCTCATCCTGGCGATCGAGGATCATCGCCGCATCAGCACCGCCGCCGATTCGCTCGGCATCTCGCAGCCAGCAGCGTCGCGCATGCTCGCCGAGATCGAAGCGATCATGAAGGCGCCGATCTGCGAACGCGTGGCGCGCGGCGTCGAACTGACACGTTATGGCGAGGCGCTTGCGCGACGCGCGCGCACGATCTTTCTCGAACTGCGCGAGGCCGCGCGCGAGATCAATGAATTGAAAACCGGCAGCGGCGGCTCGGTATCGTTGGGCTCCGTCACCGGCCCCGCCCTTAACCTCGCCGTGCCCGCCATCCGCCAGGTTTCGACCGCCTATCCGGGCATCGAGATCAATGTGCAGATCGACAACAGCAATGTGCTGACCCGCGAGCTTTTGGCGGCACGCCACGACTTCGTCGTCGGCCGCATCCCGGACGACCTCAATCCGCGTCTCTTCAACATGGTGGAGATCGGTTTCGAGGAAGTCTGCCTGATCGTCCGCGAAGGCCATCCCCTCCTCGACAAGCCACTGGCCAGCGCCGGCGACCTGCCGGGCTACGACTGGGTGTTCCAGCCGCCGGGCACGCTGTTGCGCCGCGCGGTCGAAGACAGCTTCGTCTCCGCCGGCGTCCGGCTGCCGGCAACTGTCATCAACACGTCCTCGATCATCCTGACGCTGTCGATCGTTCGAAACACAAACGCGATTGCGCCGGTCGCCCTCGACGTCGCAAACCTTGTCGCCGGTAACGGGACGCCCGCCGGCGATATTCGCGTGCTGCCGACCCAATTCCCGATACGCATCAAGCCCTACGGTCTCATCACCGCCGAAGGCCGTGCCCTGCCGCCAAGCGCCAAGCTCCTCTACGACCTGATCCTGAAGCAAAGCCGCGCGTGATCAGGCCCGCATAATCCTCACAGGGCAGGATCGCGCAAGATCAGTGCTTCGTTCAATTGGGCGCAAATTGCATCGCCTTGATGAATGCTTTTGGGAGAGGCAACGTCATGTTCGGCATGTCGGTGTTTCAGTCGGTGCTCGAGCGATTGAAGGCGGAGCAGCAGACCGAGGCGTCCAACGAGGACGTCGGGCAGGTATTCCGGCACGGGACGGCACGCCTTTCGCAAGGCTTCATCGTCGACACGTCTTCGGCGGCCGCGGCCGCATTCGATTCGGTGGAGCGTGCTTATCGGGAGCTCACGCCGCCCGAGAGGGCGCACCCACTGGTGATGCCCGATCATCTAAGACGCACCAGTCTTGCCGAGGTCGCGGCCGACCTCGCGCTGCAGGAGCAGGAAACCGTCGCGACGCTCGCTGCCAAACGACGGCGGTTCGCCGCCGCTAACCATCCGGACACGTTAGCGGTCGAATTCAGGGCTAACGCCACCATCCGGATGAAGCTCGCCAACATGCTTATCGACGAAGCGTCGCGAAGGCTGCCGCGCGACAACAGGCCGACATGACCTTCACTTCGAGGCGTCGCCCGCGTCGGTCTTGTCATCGGCCGATGGCTTCGGCTTGAAGAAGATCAGCAGGGCACAGCCTGCATAGGCGGTCACGGCCAGGAAGATCATGCCCCACGTCACCTGGCCATTGCTGAACTCGACCGCCGTCCATGCGGCGCAGGCGGCGACGATCAACAGGCGGATCCACAGGGGCCTGTAAAAAGGGTGATCCGGATCGATGAATTTGAGCATCCTGTCTCTCGGGCCAGCGTGCAAACTGGCTTCCTTGTAGAGGCAAATTGGCCGCTGCTGCAAGTGCGCCGCCACAATCCCGGCCTTGACGACGTGGGCATAAACGGAATAAAAATTCCGAAATTGAGAAATTTGGCCTTTTCATTCCGGCACTCGAAATTGTCGCAAACGAGAGACAGGATCGGAGTGGAGACGAGGGAGAGAGGACACCTCGCCGCGGCGCGCGGGATATCAACCGTCGTTACATGCCTTATGAATGCGCGGGCAATGCCGCCCGCGACGCCTTTGCGCGATGAGCGTCATCATCGCGTTCCCTTCCGGTTGCGACCGGATTTCGAGAGAGACGAACATGACAGTGAGATTTGGTCTTCTGGGCGCCGGGCGCATCGGCAAGGTTCACGCGAAAGCCGTCAGCGGCAATCCTGACGCCGTCCTGGTCGCGGTTGCCGACGCCTTCCCGGCGGCGGCGGACGCCATTGCCAAGGCCTATGGCTGCGACGTGCGCACGATCGAGGCAATCGAAAGCGCGGCCGATATCGATGCCGTCGTCATCTGCACGCCGACCGATACGCACGCCGACCTGATCGAGCGATTTGCCCGCGCCGGCAAGGCGATCTTCTGCGAAAAGCCGATCGATCTCGATGTCGAGCGCGTGAAGGCCTGCCTCAAGGTCGTGTCGGACACCAAGGCCAAGCTGATGGTCGGTTTCAACCGCCGCTTCGACCCGCATTTCATGGCCGTGCGCAAGGCGATCGCCGACGGCCGCATTGGCGATGTCGAGATGGTGACGATCACCTCGCGCGATCCCGGTGCGCCGCCGGTCGACTATATCAAGCGCTCGGGCGGAATCTTCCGCGACATGACGATCCACGATTTCGACATGGCGCGCTTCCTGCTCGGGGAAGAACCGGTTACCGTGACCGCCACCGCGGCGGTGCTGGTGGACAAGGCGATCGGCGAGGCCGGCGACTATGACAGCGTTTCGGTCATCCTGCAGACGGCCTCCGGCAGGCAGGCGATCATCTCGAATTCTCGCCGTGCCACCTATGGCTACGATCAGCGCATCGAGGTTCACGGATCGAAGGGAGTCGTCTCGGCGGAAAACCAGCGCCCCGTATCGATCGAAATCGCGACCGGCGAAGGCTACACGCGTCCGCCGCTGCACGACTTCTTCATGACGCGCTACACCGAGGCCTATGCAAACGAGATCGAGAGCTTCATCGCCGCGATCGAAAAAGGTGCGGAAATCACGCCCTCCGGCAAGGACG includes:
- the chvE gene encoding multiple monosaccharide ABC transporter substrate-binding protein translates to MKLITSLLAAAAISVASFAAPVFAQDKGTVGISMPTKTSTRWISDGETMEKLFKEAGYTPDLQFADDDIPNQLAQIENMVTKGAKVLVIGAIDGTTLSDILQKAHDAGVKVIAYDRLIRDSGNVDYYATFDNFQVGVLQATSLVNGLKLDGATEPKNIELFGGSPDDNNAFFFYDGAMSVLQPLIDSGKIVVKSGQTGMDQVGTLRWDGAVAQARMENLLSSTYTDAKVDGVLSPYDGLSIGIISALKGVGYGSGDMPMPVVTGQDAELPSVKSILADEQNSTVFKDTRELAKVTVGMVNAIMDGKEPEVNDTKTYENGVKVVPSYLLKPVAVDKSNAKEILVGSGYYTEDQINN
- a CDS encoding LysR family transcriptional regulator, whose amino-acid sequence is MTVDSRANATGTADELLDTGLLRSGLKINHLRLILAIEDHRRISTAADSLGISQPAASRMLAEIEAIMKAPICERVARGVELTRYGEALARRARTIFLELREAAREINELKTGSGGSVSLGSVTGPALNLAVPAIRQVSTAYPGIEINVQIDNSNVLTRELLAARHDFVVGRIPDDLNPRLFNMVEIGFEEVCLIVREGHPLLDKPLASAGDLPGYDWVFQPPGTLLRRAVEDSFVSAGVRLPATVINTSSIILTLSIVRNTNAIAPVALDVANLVAGNGTPAGDIRVLPTQFPIRIKPYGLITAEGRALPPSAKLLYDLILKQSRA
- the iolG gene encoding inositol 2-dehydrogenase, with product MTVRFGLLGAGRIGKVHAKAVSGNPDAVLVAVADAFPAAADAIAKAYGCDVRTIEAIESAADIDAVVICTPTDTHADLIERFARAGKAIFCEKPIDLDVERVKACLKVVSDTKAKLMVGFNRRFDPHFMAVRKAIADGRIGDVEMVTITSRDPGAPPVDYIKRSGGIFRDMTIHDFDMARFLLGEEPVTVTATAAVLVDKAIGEAGDYDSVSVILQTASGRQAIISNSRRATYGYDQRIEVHGSKGVVSAENQRPVSIEIATGEGYTRPPLHDFFMTRYTEAYANEIESFIAAIEKGAEITPSGKDGLAALALADAAVKSVAEKRQVNIA